Proteins co-encoded in one Bacteroidales bacterium genomic window:
- a CDS encoding T9SS type A sorting domain-containing protein codes for MNTINKIILFVIIFLLSNLLAGQEVIMNMSSNPVLEKMSENVRSKSVSNDTLLLPFFDDFAYKDSYPSQLYWQDNYAYINNDYAYYPVSYGVATLDAIDENGRIHSNLHSGIKGVADYLTSRPIRLDSIFGNENRPLHDYDSVYLSFFFQPNYWDNVYASSDGLTGDSLVVEFYSPVYEEWFHVWSTIRFPFDSIKPEENNGRQFIEVIIPITDEERYFHKGFQFRFKNYVTLTENNYYPNWQVNGSQWNIDYVYLDRDRRFNSFYKDICFVSDAHSFLSSYYSMPYNQYSANSFDEIIDFDNVLISNLDQTANNVGYDYEVINSKGTVLKHYLGGSGVINPFHISGYYDNPSLPPPVFPFSFPVGVTDSAEFLIKHYITSDLDFKQNDTITFEQKFHNYYAYDNGSPEYSYTLRSPGNVQVAVRFKLNTADTLRAVKIFFNDIAGTASELYYNLRVWNESDRKPYSLVYEQGIVVKNDNSSTNNFITIMLDEPVIIRQNDFPFLVFYVGIEKTASEAMALGFDISRDNSFNTYQNTTGQWIESIFAGSIMIRPVLGKKFKVSSIDDYSKNELCVYPNPVINGTVNIKSETEFNKIYIYNNFGTKVFESGNLKANDISIPLINLRNGLYLVVIIDKTGKKHTEKIIFMQ; via the coding sequence GCTTCTGCCCTTTTTTGATGATTTTGCATATAAAGACAGTTATCCTTCTCAATTATATTGGCAAGATAATTATGCATATATTAATAATGATTATGCTTATTATCCTGTTAGCTATGGCGTTGCAACCTTGGATGCAATTGATGAAAACGGAAGGATACATTCGAATCTGCATTCGGGGATCAAGGGAGTTGCCGATTATTTAACTTCTCGACCTATTCGTCTGGATTCTATTTTCGGTAATGAAAACAGACCGTTACATGATTATGACTCGGTTTATCTGAGTTTCTTTTTTCAACCTAATTATTGGGATAATGTTTATGCATCAAGCGATGGGTTAACAGGAGATTCATTGGTTGTTGAATTTTATTCCCCTGTTTATGAGGAATGGTTTCATGTATGGAGTACGATTAGATTCCCTTTTGATAGCATTAAACCTGAAGAAAATAACGGAAGACAATTTATTGAAGTAATTATTCCTATTACCGATGAAGAAAGGTATTTTCATAAGGGTTTTCAATTCAGATTTAAAAATTATGTAACATTAACAGAAAATAATTATTACCCAAATTGGCAAGTTAACGGTAGTCAGTGGAATATTGATTATGTTTATCTGGACAGAGATAGAAGGTTTAATTCCTTTTATAAAGATATCTGTTTTGTTAGCGATGCACATTCTTTTCTGAGTAGTTATTATTCAATGCCTTATAATCAGTATTCCGCAAATTCTTTTGATGAAATAATTGATTTTGACAATGTCCTTATATCTAATTTAGATCAAACTGCAAATAATGTAGGATATGATTATGAAGTTATTAATAGTAAAGGTACGGTGTTGAAACATTATCTGGGCGGTAGCGGAGTTATTAATCCGTTTCATATCTCCGGATATTATGATAACCCAAGTCTTCCGCCTCCGGTGTTTCCATTCTCATTTCCGGTTGGTGTTACCGATTCTGCCGAATTCCTGATAAAACACTATATTACCTCCGATTTGGATTTCAAACAAAATGATACTATTACCTTTGAACAAAAATTTCATAATTATTATGCATATGATAATGGTTCACCGGAATACAGCTATACTTTGAGATCACCGGGAAATGTTCAGGTGGCTGTACGGTTTAAATTGAATACCGCAGATACTTTAAGAGCTGTAAAAATATTTTTTAATGATATTGCCGGCACCGCTTCGGAATTATATTATAATTTGCGTGTATGGAATGAATCCGATAGAAAACCGTATTCTTTAGTTTATGAACAAGGAATAGTTGTAAAAAATGATAATTCCTCTACAAATAATTTTATTACGATAATGCTTGATGAACCGGTAATTATTCGTCAGAATGACTTTCCGTTCCTGGTATTCTATGTCGGAATAGAAAAAACAGCTTCCGAAGCTATGGCATTAGGTTTCGATATATCCAGAGATAATTCTTTTAATACATATCAAAACACTACAGGACAGTGGATCGAAAGTATATTCGCCGGTTCTATAATGATACGTCCCGTACTCGGTAAGAAATTCAAGGTGTCTTCAATTGATGATTATTCGAAAAATGAATTATGTGTTTATCCTAATCCGGTTATAAACGGTACGGTAAACATAAAGAGTGAAACGGAGTTTAATAAGATATATATATATAATAATTTTGGGACTAAAGTTTTTGAAAGTGGTAATTTAAAGGCTAATGATATTTCTATTCCGCTTATTAATCTTCGTAATGGATTGTATTTAGTAGTTATTATTGATAAAACCGGAAAGAAGCATACTGAAAAAATTATTTTTATGCAATAA